The Lasioglossum baleicum unplaced genomic scaffold, iyLasBale1 scaffold0021, whole genome shotgun sequence genome contains a region encoding:
- the LOC143219007 gene encoding uncharacterized protein LOC143219007 isoform X2: MALFTVAHCKGETKIDHSPLENIDKSKLKIKLFSTMMLVGLQLYCIENGDTSFPLDKRMELAEKIKNKINQMTNYLLRKDAKEFKMLGLALLDYESTLKKGQFSLEFNKSLAKAIIYYYRKLALGDLRPLDTKYMTGPTKDQYRYITTVTSVLDDYFEVRRNSNSLYTISRGIGSILESIKVEGTTADEKRLAVQEALRRSGEYLKGTKDTPNLDGKLGTELKMEGIPVANLITFRNTLIHKHLFPLIENETVDKISEDLTVVKYIINNEIDKLTSEFISRIIDQNFKKIEVFYESFKDILSIKMPDKSIPDIISALESIKKGNSYMSLRNNGKALIDEIYENAKQIDNLGFPSRETNNSEFIRFIIDQNFGKIQDKSFKNIVKYNDKLNMTDEKKSIRGIISALESIKKENSYMTLKKKDKALIDEIYENAKQINSPRKTNNSEFIRFIIHQNFGKIQDESFKNIVKNDKSLNMTDKKKSIPDIISALELIKRENSYKSLTNNDKALIDGIYENAKQINPQRFPSRETNNSNKPVKKYWASSLAEATKDSNTIEKLRKKVGTDVIKNVKGVKSQAIQILFYGIIDGIDGEPRSQSLQLALEQHLLKNQVQESDAAEAIKHLGKFYSKKIKSEFYLLKTLKNDYAIRSQILNLYDVVQRNDDLVNTGSKYQWTAARMRNYLSHGSTLVTIEEDTVFTKDFAKLVREAFIGELEKVEDITMVTIEQAIERVITKDAVTLPKEVLEVLGRVRVLICGDTGLSRRRRSVKSCLEWTEIDKFSKGGAANRDPDNIIIDSKKFIETISNERGANKEKFSNFIALASESEVIGDYKDKVNMLTNNHKYISHLNRAGKVSGRVMHGMFAKDIIGAVLRKDYVGAAEMAGFFGVSYGLTEVAEVASRKGASFILKGKPWIGYPLRIGTPFIARFLSVLTARDLYNQVKRYQEGHKDALVPIILDSAQLGVDVILVGLEIGAVAGVASLQGISAATGPIGIIVGATIFVVYDGIMTVQTVRKIDEQIDLTGWEMFSEGLRAFFVIQPSEKIERLIEEKGANNAAVNLTISYLESNSDIQRYVFPSIRVVEHDSEIILDNVVLLDQKRYDIKWSRTRPDVLKEVDLFCLPKGNWETVSTNGTYYCDGAIGVEYKNNRTGNYTLIRLGDGTDRVKGFQESSNIFVLGDGHKEMTGGNKDDDFSFENKSVNALVDREIKGSIDGGGGINTIDVGNLTPHDEGSNGGGRYQVSADFRQGILKVGNSNVALHISNINKFLGRTGRVDHVVPACDTKYMDGKGGENKNDLDSITIPKDDACFYDTSIVVNPYTKVTNSAINGKFSYFVKGEKGKEAYIDLGRNSQSNNAFVFNYTLTDIAAIDKSEENITFSFVEEFYKREKEVNVDSSFHLTVSGADENTTTYNLIDSTKIVMAKPNIVYAIQNTEKSIDSLVKDYSSIAERSQMYVIVYSNGEVLIIGHSHDNILMNEPKARVTHLVGGSGENLYVVASGYEKLTLAKLPVPDVIIYDFDRENQVDTLDLRNIKEQMIQDIDREINTKVSKINSDLLINLCLDDASKKEVVKIRLKGALENNWYKRVNIVIDSIFVIEEILEEFELTPQPLIFDDNSQTIYVISPKDVAEGNKIRVKKEIGDYTFARDNDALIITNSLSSSADKNNLSIIILYDFYYEKNQDKMLTLKIEFNDKKIFLRKDKKRISSAGSFSELTKKVDIDSNDAVMYEIQKQKLFEAIERNNIGDVKELINHGVSIDAKNNDGQTPLHYAAKSDKLEVVKYLIEEKGANVNVKDNDGQTPLHSAAKSDKLEVVKYLIEEKGANVNAKDNHGQTPLHSAAKSDKLEVIKYLIEEKGANVNVKDDDGRTLLHSAAKTCRLEIVKYLIEEKRVDFNVKDNYGITPLHYAAMNDGLEVVKYFIDKKQVDFNVGDMYKITPLHYAAMYNGLEVVKYLIEEKTADINVKDDSGMVVLYYAAAGNNIEVVRYLTEKQNANMNVTDNAAKTPLHYAAQSGKLEVVKYLIEEKGANANVKDNEGQTPLHHAANSDNLEVVKYFIEEKHIDFNVKDNYGITPLHYAADHGKLEVVRYLIEGKNANINVKDNDGQTPLHHAADHSKLEVVKYLIEKSADVNVRDNEGRTSLHYAAYSYKPKVVKYLIEKGAKIDLKGNGELPLEILERGGHRSLADSIIKELTERLFYAVKYDDFGEVQGLINQGVSVNVKNSDGQTLLQYAVSNGKLKVVKYLAEKGADVNERNVSGDAPLHDAVRMGNLEVLKCLVEKGADVNVKDNYRLTPLHYAVVYNRLEILKYLVEEKTADINVKDSSGMVVLHHAAATNNIEVVRYLIEKNNANINVTDNAGKTTLQYAAESGKIEVIKYLIEEKGANANVKDNFGLTPLHYATNSDKLEVVKYFIEEKHIDFNVKDNYGLTTLHYAADHGKLEIVKYLIEKGADVNVRDNEGRTSLHYAAYSYKPKVVKYLIEKGAKIDLKGNGELPLEILERRGHRSLADSIIKELTERLFDAVKYDDFSKVQGLINQGVSVNVKNSDGQTLLQYAVSNGKPKIEKYLVEIGATLSHAAARYNMQEIAKCLEEEGADVNVKDSFGVTTNKLKAILKYLLEEGADVNGKDYSGSTLLDMAVWFNMQEIVKCLVEKGADVNVKSSSGSTPLFSAGLNNNPKLAKYLIEKGADVNVKDNLGSTVLHYAAQNQMSYMVEWLVENGADINVTNGRGQTPLDLARVNRFSASVYYLEKKLNEKREKRPQRKRRHHHGDRNRHHSSHRPLTIDSSNQPGIATSNASQKSSWINDLVGWVKNSIGGLLGSRAALSETSANYSNTAKNYGNQYTSQFSSEVCINNNVGLGFFLLQSFLDKKYPLPKFCSLTYEEALANTMNIVGEFEKTLEKTAKQSGVLIKDVNFFRVYLDMADHVWNERYSQIPNTLYSAAKEACPKNEKFLSILKGNIEKMLDRQQTVNSNNHEQEPANDIGLIGVTCADQVA, encoded by the exons TTTACTATTACAGGAAACTAGCATTAGGAGACCTAAGACCGCTTGATACAAAATATATGACAGGGCCTACAAAAGATCAGTATAGGTATATAACTACGGTAACATCAGTACTAGATGATTACTTTGAGGTAAGGAGAAATTCAAATTCTCTTTATACGATATCTCGAGGAATTGGGTCGATTTTAGAAAGTATAAAAGTTGAAGGGACAACTGCTGATGAAAAAAGATTAGCTGTACAAGAAGCTCTTCGTCGTAGTGGCGAATACCTGAAGGGTACAAAAGACACTCCGAACTTAGACGGTAAGCTCGGAACAGAGTTGAAAATGGAAGGCATACCGGTTGCAAATTTAATTACATTTAGAAATACGTTAatacataaacatttatttcctCTGATAGAAAACGAAACAGTTGATAAAATCAGTGAAGATTTAACTgttgttaaatatattattaataatgaaatAGACAAATTGACAAGTGAGTTTATTAGCCGTATCATTGatcaaaatttcaagaaaatcgaaGTCTTTTATGAGTCTTTTAAGGATATTTTAAGCATAAAAATGCCAGATAAATCTATACCTGACATTATTTCGGCTCTTGAATCAATAAAGAAAGGAAATAGTTATATGTCTCTGAGAAACAACGGTAAAGCGTTAATAGATGAGATTTATGAAAATGCTAAACAGATAGATAATCTGGGCTTTCCTTCAAGGGAAACTAATAACAGTGAGTTTATTAGGTTTATCATTGATCAAAATTTCGGGAAAATCCAAGATAAGTCTTTCAAGAATATAGTAAAATATAACGATAAATTAAATATGACAGATGAAAAAAAATCTATACGTGGCATTATTTCGGCTCTTGAatcaataaagaaagaaaatagttaTATGACTCTGAAAAAAAAGGATAAAGCGTTAATAGATGAGATTTATGAAAATGCTAAACAGATAAATTCTCCAAGGAAAACTAATAACAGTGAGTTTATTAGGTTTATCATTCATCAAAATTTCGGGAAAATCCAAGATGAGTCTTTTAAGAATATAGTAAAAAATGACAAGAGTTTAAATATGACAGATAAAAAAAAGTCTATACCTGACATTATTTCGGCTCTTGAATTAATAAAGAGAGAAAATAGTTATAAGTCTCTGACAAACAACGATAAAGCGTTAATAGATGGGATTTATGAGAATGCTAAACAGATAAATCCTCAGCGCTTTCCTTCAAGGGAAACTAATAACAGTAACAAACCAGTGAAAAAGTACTGGGCTTCATCACTTGCAGAAGCTACTAAGGATTCTAATACCATAGAGAAGTTACGTAAAAAGGTTGGGACTGatgtaattaaaaatgttaaaggaGTAAAGTCACAAGCAATTCAGATATTATTTTATGGAATAATTGACGGAATAGATGGTGAACCGCGTAGTCAATCATTACAATTAGCACTCGAACAACATCTTCTAAAAAATCAGGTCCAAGAAAGCGATGCAGCAGAAGCAATAAAGCATTTAGGAAAGTTCTattcaaagaaaataaaatCTGAGTTTTATTTGTTGAAAACACTGAAGAACGACTACGCAATCCGGTCTCAGATTCTTAATTTGTACGATGTAGTACAAAGAAATGACGATCTTGTGAACACGGGAAGCAAATATCAATGGACAGCAGCAAGAATGCGTAATTACCTTTCACATGGTAGTACACTTGTTACTATTGAAGAAGATACTGTGTTCACAAAAGATTTTGCCAAGTTGGTAAGGGAAGCATTTATAGGTGAATTAGAAAAAGTAGAAGATATTACAATGGTAACAATTGAACAAGCGATTGAAAGGGTTATAACAAAAGACGCAGTAACACTTCCTAAAGAAGTATTAGAAGTATTAGGAAGAGTAAGAGTTTTAATTTGTGGTGATACTGGCCTGTCTAGAAGACGTAGGTCTGTAAAGAGTTGCTTAGAATGGACAGAAATAGACAAATTTAGTAAAGGAGGGGCTGCAAATAGAGATCCTGATAACATTATAATAGATAGTAAAAAGTTTATTGAAACTATCTCAAATGAACGTGGGGCAAATAAGGAAaagttttctaatttcattgctttagCAAGTGAAAGTGAAGTTATAGGTGACTATAAAGATAAGGTGAACATGCTCACGAATAATCACAAGTACATTAGTCATTTAAATAGAGCAGGAAAAGTCAGTGGTAGAGTTATGCATGGAATGTTTGCAAAAGATATAATTGGTGCTGTATTGAGGAAAGATTATGTAGGTGCTGCGGAAATGGCAGGTTTTTTTGGTGTTAGTTACGGATTAACAGAAGTTGCAGAGGTAGCATCTAGGAAAGGGGCAAGTTTTATCTTAAAAGGTAAACCATGGATTGGTTACCCGCTAAGGATTGGCACTCCATTTATTGCAAGGTTTCTTAGTGTTTTGACTGCACGTGATTTGTATAATCAAGTGAAACGATATCAAGAAGGTCATAAAGATGCTTTAGTTCCTATCATACTGGATAGTGCGCAGCTTGGGGTAGATGTTATTCTAGTTGGACTAGAGATTGGAGCAGTAGCAGGAGTAGCATCATTGCAGGGAATTTCTGCAGCAACTGGTCCTATAGGAATAATAGTAGGAGCTACAATATTTGTAGTATATGATGGTATAATGACAGTACAAACAGTTCGGAAAATTGATGAGCAAATTGACCTAACTGGATGGGAAATGTTTAGTGAAGGGTTGCGTGCTTTTTTTGTTATACAACCTtcggaaaaaatcgaaaggTTAATCGAAGAGAAAGGAGCAAATAATGCAGCAGTCAACCTTACGATAAGCTATCTTGAAAGTAATTCGGACATTCAAAGATATGTTTTCCCTAGTATAAGGGTTGTTGAACATGACAGCGAAATAATTTTGGATAATGTAGTGTTGCTAGATCAAAAGAGATATGATATAAAATGGAGTAGAACAAGGCCAGATGTTTTAAAAGAAGTTGATTTGTTTTGTCTACCTAAAGGGAACTGGGAAACTGTTTCAACGAATGGAACTTATTACTGCGATGGTGCGATTGGTGTAGAGTATAAAAATAATAGGACTGGAAACTATACCTTGATAAGACTTGGTGATGGTACGGATAGAGTAAAGGGCTTTCAAGAGAGTagcaatatttttgttttaggTGATGGGCATAAAGAAATGACTGGGGGAAATAAAGATGATGACTTTAGTTTTGAAAACAAGAGTGTTAATGCACTTGTAGATAGAGAAATTAAAGGTTCTATAGATGGGGGTGGAGGAATTAATACAATTGATGTCGGTAATCTCACTCCACATGATGAGGGAAGTAACGGAGGAGGTAGGTACCAAGTGTCTGCTGATTTTCGTCAGGGAATTTTAAAAGTTGGGAATTCTAATGTTGCTCTTCATAtaagtaatataaataaattcttggGGAGAACAGGTAGAGTAGATCATGTGGTACCTGCCTGTGATACTAAGTATATGGATGGTAAAGgaggagaaaataaaaatgatttagaTAGCATTACAATTCCAAAAGATGATGCATGTTTTTATGATACTTCCATTGTAGTTAATCCTTACACTAAGGTTACTAATAGTGCAATTAATGGTAAGTTTAGTTATTTTGTAAAAGGAGAGAAGGGAAAGGAAGCATATATTGATTTAGGTCGAAATTCACAAAGTAACAATGCGTTTGTTTTTAACTACACACTAACAGATATTGCTGCTATCGATAAATCTGAGGAAAATATAACTTTTAGCTTTGTAGAAGAATTCTACAAAAGAGAAAAGGAAGTAAATGTGGATAGCAGTTTTCATTTAACTGTTAGTGGTGCCGATGAAAACACAACTACGTATAATCTAATTGATAGTACCAAAATTGTAATGGCTAAGCCAAATATTGTGTATGCAATACAAAACACAGAAAAGTCAATTGACAGTCTCGTGAAAGACTACTCTTCTATAGCAGAACGGTCACAAATGTATGTTATTGTATATTCGAACGGTGAAGTTCTTATAATTGGACATAGTCATGATAATATATTGATGAATGAACCTAAGGCAAGAGTAACTCACTTAGTTGGTGGCAGTGGTGAGAATTTATATGTTGTTGCTTCAGGTTATGAAAAATTAACTCTTGCAAAGCTTCCAGTTCCTGATGTGATAATTTATGATTTTGATCGAGAGAACCAAGTAGATACTTTGGATCTACGTAATATAAAGGAACAAATGATACAGGATATTGATAGAGAAATCAACACAAAGGTTAGTAAAATTAATAGTGATTTACTGATTAATTTATGTCTCGATGATGCATCTAAAAAGGAGGTAGTTAAGATAAGATTAAAAGGTGCATTAGAGAATAATTGGTACAAGAGAGTAAATATAGTAATCGATAGCATATTCGTAATCGAAGAGATTCTAGAAGAATTTGAATTAACTCCACAACCTTTAATTTTCGATGATAATAGTCAAACTATTTATGTGATAAGTCCAAAAGATGTGGCGGAAGGAAACAAGATAAGAGTAAAGAAAGAGATAGGAGATTATACGTTTGCTCGTGATAACGATGCTTTAATTATAACCAACTCTTTGAGTTCTAGCGCTGATAAAAATAACCtttctattattatattatatgatttttattatgagaaaaatcaagACAAGATGCTGACTCTAAAAATAGAGTTTAATGATAAGAAGATATTTTTACGGAAGGACAAGAAAAGGATAAGTAGTGCTGGGAGCTTTAGTGAATTAACGAAGAAAGTTGATATTGACAGCAATGACGCTGTTATGTATGAGATACAGAAACAAAAACTGTTTGAAGCAATCGAGAGAAATAATATTGGTGATGTCAAGGAGCTTATTAATCATGGTGTTAGTATTGATGCTAAAAACAATGATGGGCAGACACCATTGCACTATGCTGCTAAGAGTGACAAGCTAGAGGTGGTAAAATACCTTATAGAAGAAAAAGGTGCTAATGTTAATGTAAAGGATAATGATGGACAAACACCTTTGCACTCTGCTGCCAAGAGTGACAAGCTAGAAGTAGTAAAATACCTTATAGAAGAAAAAGGTGCTAATGTTAATGCAAAGGATAATCATGGGCAGACACCGTTGCACTCTGCTGCCAAGAGTGACAAGCTAGAGGTGATAAAATACCTTATAGAAGAAAAAGGTGCTAATGTTAATGTAAAGGATGATGATGGGCGAACACTTCTGCACTCTGCTGCTAAGACTTGTAGGCTAGAGATAGTAAAATACCTTATAGAAGAGAAACGCGTTGATTTTAATGTAAAGGATAATTATGGCATTACACCTCTGCATTATGCTGCTATGAATGATGGACTAGAAGTAGTAAAATACTTTATAGACAAGAAACAAGTTGATTTTAATGTAGGGGATATGTATAAGATTACACCTTTGCATTATGCTGCTATGTATAATGGACTAGAAGTAGTAAAATACCTTATAGAAGAAAAAACAGCTGATATTAATGTGAAGGATGATTCTGGAATGGTGGTTTTGTACTATGCTGCTGCTGGAAATAATATAGAGGTAGTACGATACCTTACAGAAAAGCAAAACGCTAATATGAATGTAACGGATAATGCTGCCAAGACACCTTTGCACTATGCTGCTCAGAGTGGCAAGCTAGAAGTAGTAAAATACCTTATAGAAGAAAAAGGTGCTAATGCTAATGTAAAGGATAATGAAGGGCAGACACCGTTGCACCATGCTGCTAACAGTGACAACCTAGAAGTAGTAAAATACTTTATAGAAGAGAAACACATTGATTTTAATGTAAAGGATAATTATGGGATTACACCTTTGCACTATGCTGCTGACCATGGTAAGCTAGAGGTAGTACGATACCTTATAGAAGGGAAAAACgctaatattaatgtaaaggaTAATGATGGGCAGACACCTTTGCACCATGCTGCTGATCATAGCAAGCTAGAAGTAGTAAAATACCTTATAGAGAAAAGTGCTGATGTTAATGTACGGGATAATGAAGGTAGAACATCTTTGCACTATGCTGCTTACAGTTATAAACCAAAGGTAGTGAAATACCTTATAGAGAAAGGCGCTAAGATTGACTTGAAAGGTAATGGTGAATTACCCTTAGAGATTCTGGAAAGAGGAGGTCATAGAAgtttagcagattccattattaAAGAATTAACAGAGAGATTGTTTTATGCAGTAAAATATGATGATTTTGGTGAAGTTCAGGGTCTTATAAATCAAGGAGTTAGTGTTAACGTCAAAAATAGTGACGGGCAAACACTTTTGCAATATGCTGTTAGTAATGGTAAGCTAAAAGTAGTAAAATACCTTGCAGAGAAAGGTGCTGACGTTAATGAGAGGAATGTTTCTGGAGATGCGCCTTTACATGATGCTGTTAGGATGGGCAATCTGGAAGTATTAAAATGCCTTGTAGAGAAAGGTGCTGATGTTAACGTAAAGGATAATTACAGGCTTACACCTTTGCATTATGCTGTTGTGTATAATAgactagaaatattaaaataccttGTAGAAGAAAAAACAGCTGATATTAATGTGAAGGATAGTTCTGGAATGGTGGTTTTGCACCATGCTGCTGCTACAAATAATATAGAGGTAGTACGATACCTTATAGAGAAGAATAACgctaatattaatgtaacggaTAATGCTGGCAAGACAACTTTGCAGTATGCTGCTGAGAGTGGCAAGATAGAAGTAATAAAATACCTTATAGAAGAAAAAGGTGCTAATGCTAATGTAAAGGATAATTTTGGGCTGACACCTTTGCACTATGCTACTAACAGTGACAAGCTAGAAGTAGTCAAATACTTTATAGAAGAGAAACACATTGATTTTAATGTAAAGGATAATTATGGGCTGACAACTTTGCACTATGCTGCTGATCATGGTAAGCTAGAGATAGTGAAATACCTTATAGAGAAAGGTGCTGATGTTAATGTACGGGATAATGAAGGTAGAACATCTTTGCACTATGCTGCTTACAGTTATAAACCAAAGGTAGTGAAATACCTTATAGAGAAAGGCGCTAAGATTGACTTGAAAGGTAATGGTGAATTACCCTTAGAGATTCTGGAAAGAAGAGGTCATAGAAgtttagcagattccattattaAAGAATTAACAGAGAGGTTGTTTGATGCAGTAAAATATGATGATTTTAGTAAAGTTCAGGGTCTTATAAATCAAGGAGTTAGTGTTAACGTCAAAAATAGTGACGGGCAAACACTTTTGCAATATGCTGTTAGTAATGGTAAgccaaaaatagaaaaatacctTGTAGAGATAGGTGCAACACTTTCGCACGCTGCTGCTAGGTATAATATGCAAGAGATAGCAAAATGCCTCGAAGAGGAAGGTGCCGATGTTAATGTAAAGGATAGTTTTGGTGTTACGACTAATAAACTAAAAGCGATACTAAAATACCTTCTAGAGGAAGGTGCTGATGTTAATGGAAAGGATTATTCTGGTAGTACACTTTTGGACATGGCTGTTTGGTTTAATATGCAAGAGATAGTAAAATGCCTCGTAGAGAAAGGTGCCGATGTTAATGTAAAGAGTAGTTCTGGTTCAACACCTTTGTTCTCTGCTGGTTTGAATAATAACCCAAAGCTAGCAAAATACCTTATAGAGAAAGGTGCTGATGTTAATGTAAAGGATAATTTGGGTTCAACAGTTTTGCATTATGCTGCTCAGAATCAAATGTCATATATGGTAGAATGGCTCGTAGAGAACGGTGCTGATATTAATGTAACCAATGGTCGTGGACAAACACCTTTGGATTTAGCTCGTGTTAACAGATTTAGTGCTTCTGTATATTATTTAGAGAAAAAACTTAATGAAAAACGAGAAAAGCGTCCACAACGCAAACGTCGTCATCATCATGGAGATCGTAATCGTCATCACTCATCGCATAGGCCTCTTACTATAGACTCAAGTAATCAACCTGGAATAGCAACAAGCAATGCAAGTCAAAAATCTTCATGGATAAATGATTTAGTTGGTTGGGTAAAAAACTCTATAGGTGGGCTATTAGGTTCTAGAGCTGCTCTGTCTGAAACTTCAGCAAATTATTCTAATACAGCAAAAAATTATGGTAACCAGTACACTAGCCAATTTAGCAGTGAAGTTTGTATCAATAACAATGTTGGTTTAGGATTTTTCTTATTACAAAGTTTCCTAGATAAAAAATATCCTCTTCCTAAGTTCTGTTCCTTGACCTATGAAGAAGCTCTGGCTAACACAATGAATATCGTAGGAGAATTTGAAAAGACACTTGAAAAAACAGCTAAACAATCTGGTGTGTTAATAAAAGATGTTAACTTTTTTAGAGTATATTTAGATATGGCAGACCATGTGTGGAACGAGAGGTATTCTCAAATCCCAAATACTTTATATTCAGCTGCAAAAGAAGCTTGTCCGAAAAATGAGAAGTTTCTGAGTATTTTAAAAGGCAATATTGAAAAGATGCTAGATAGGCAGCAAACGGTTAACAGTAATAATCACGAGCAAG AACCTGCGAATGACATAGGCTTGATAGGGGTTACTTGTGCAGATCAAGTTGCTTAA